From a single Collibacillus ludicampi genomic region:
- a CDS encoding LysM peptidoglycan-binding domain-containing protein, giving the protein MDTLQLGNFIFEPDDLPEEIPLGGEQMLAVIQYPGGAKEVQAFGAQDRNISFSGVFNYTNALDKVRQLDKMYRSGEVYPLQIGTLSTRYVVIKKFEWVYRSLYEIPYSIELELAPKTSILFPDSTSTSPTTSPSSSDAPAPQRTHTVVFGDTLWKIALQYYGDGSQYRKIADANKIENPDVIIVGQKLVIP; this is encoded by the coding sequence ATGGATACACTCCAGTTGGGTAACTTCATCTTTGAACCTGACGACCTTCCCGAAGAGATCCCGCTGGGCGGCGAGCAAATGCTGGCGGTGATCCAGTACCCGGGCGGCGCAAAAGAAGTGCAGGCGTTCGGTGCACAGGATCGAAACATTTCCTTTAGCGGCGTCTTCAACTATACCAATGCCCTCGATAAGGTGAGACAACTCGATAAGATGTACAGAAGTGGAGAGGTGTATCCGTTGCAAATCGGTACCCTCTCCACTCGTTATGTGGTCATCAAGAAGTTCGAATGGGTTTATCGATCGCTCTATGAGATTCCGTATTCCATCGAGTTGGAGTTAGCGCCGAAGACGTCCATCCTGTTCCCGGATTCGACGTCTACCAGTCCGACTACCAGCCCTTCATCGTCGGATGCTCCGGCCCCTCAGAGGACGCACACAGTGGTGTTCGGGGATACGCTCTGGAAGATTGCTCTACAGTATTACGGTGATGGATCGCAATACCGGAAGATTGCGGATGCCAATAAAATTGAAAACCCCGATGTGATTATCGTCGGGCAAAAGCTGGTGATTCCATGA
- a CDS encoding hemolysin XhlA family protein, translating to MSEQGVTITLREIYDSVQKVAADVRRLDERMMRLEEKGKDADEVDERSRKALQLAESAIQRVQELEESKNWIVKSAIGALITGAIGALFYFVKH from the coding sequence ATGAGTGAACAAGGCGTCACAATCACTTTACGAGAAATATACGACTCAGTACAGAAGGTGGCAGCGGATGTGCGTAGGCTTGATGAACGAATGATGAGACTTGAAGAGAAGGGCAAAGACGCTGATGAAGTCGATGAGCGGAGCCGAAAAGCGCTTCAGTTAGCTGAATCTGCCATTCAGAGAGTACAAGAATTAGAAGAGAGTAAAAACTGGATCGTTAAGAGTGCCATAGGGGCCTTAATAACAGGGGCTATCGGGGCGCTCTTTTATTTCGTCAAACATTAG
- a CDS encoding baseplate J/gp47 family protein yields MPTFQQILASMIQWLQNAGSKLTDFTPTSIVGQILSAIASVIDQIYYAIQNAQNQANISTASGAGLDAKGADVGVPRKQATPARWYFTFIKNQASSQQITIPQGTIITTIPGPNQPPITFATDTNTYLPVGTLSVTVSATCQTPGSIGNIAPNTPLLVGSAVPGIDGVQLQSLANGTYGTDTETDDAYRQRLLAALASKAQGTLTWYQQTALSVVGVQSVKVVPQGRGPGTVDIYIVGIGNTLPSPALIGQVQSTIDAGRIITDDAKVFSPTPYTINQTINIKVAQGYDLTQTANQVQQAITNYINGLGIGGGSLGALYQAQVNAVALSVPGVVNILQPATPQPDITFNPFQLPQAGTVTVNASY; encoded by the coding sequence ATGCCGACGTTTCAACAGATTCTGGCGTCGATGATCCAGTGGTTACAGAATGCGGGAAGCAAGCTGACCGATTTCACCCCGACGTCGATAGTAGGGCAAATTCTGTCGGCAATCGCTTCCGTCATTGACCAGATCTATTACGCGATCCAAAACGCACAGAATCAAGCAAACATTTCAACGGCCTCCGGGGCAGGTCTTGATGCCAAAGGAGCCGATGTCGGAGTACCACGGAAACAGGCAACGCCTGCGAGGTGGTACTTTACTTTTATTAAGAACCAGGCGTCGAGTCAGCAAATCACGATTCCGCAGGGAACAATCATCACCACGATTCCGGGTCCGAATCAGCCTCCGATCACGTTCGCGACTGACACGAATACGTATCTTCCGGTCGGTACCCTGAGCGTAACAGTATCGGCCACCTGTCAGACGCCTGGAAGCATCGGTAACATTGCTCCCAACACACCTTTGCTCGTCGGTTCTGCGGTGCCTGGGATTGACGGAGTCCAGTTGCAGTCTTTGGCCAACGGGACATACGGGACCGACACAGAGACTGATGACGCTTACCGTCAGCGGCTGTTGGCGGCGCTGGCCAGTAAGGCGCAGGGAACCTTGACGTGGTATCAACAAACGGCATTAAGTGTCGTTGGGGTGCAATCGGTCAAGGTCGTTCCCCAGGGGCGAGGCCCCGGAACAGTGGACATTTATATCGTGGGTATAGGGAACACGTTGCCTTCTCCAGCGCTCATCGGACAAGTGCAATCGACGATCGACGCCGGCCGGATCATTACGGACGACGCGAAAGTGTTCTCGCCAACCCCTTATACGATCAACCAGACGATTAACATCAAAGTAGCACAGGGGTACGACCTGACGCAGACCGCAAACCAAGTGCAGCAGGCAATCACCAATTACATCAACGGGCTGGGGATCGGAGGAGGTTCTCTCGGGGCTCTGTACCAGGCACAGGTGAACGCGGTTGCTCTTTCGGTACCTGGCGTGGTGAACATCTTGCAGCCAGCTACACCTCAACCGGACATCACATTCAACCCGTTTCAACTCCCGCAGGCGGGAACGGTGACAGTCAACGCTTCTTACTGA
- a CDS encoding phage baseplate assembly protein V, producing the protein MYSPSTNWIEQVKFVAREMINNKMFVLEGIVTSVDPNPPYKVKVMLEPYGIESGWLKVATPYVGNGFGFVFPPPAEGTPVKVIFDLGDIKNGVVIGSVFNDNVKMPSVPYGAAGLVHQSGSSIIFNPDGSVVLSGANGGSLTIDKTGAVSISGKNSSQSW; encoded by the coding sequence ATGTACAGTCCATCTACGAACTGGATCGAACAGGTCAAGTTCGTTGCACGAGAGATGATCAACAACAAGATGTTCGTACTGGAGGGAATCGTTACATCCGTGGATCCCAACCCTCCGTACAAGGTCAAGGTGATGCTTGAACCGTACGGGATTGAATCGGGGTGGCTCAAGGTGGCCACGCCTTATGTGGGTAACGGATTTGGATTCGTTTTTCCACCGCCAGCTGAAGGAACTCCGGTGAAGGTGATCTTCGATCTAGGGGACATCAAAAACGGAGTCGTGATTGGCTCGGTATTTAACGACAACGTGAAAATGCCAAGTGTACCATATGGAGCTGCAGGGCTGGTTCATCAGTCAGGCAGCTCTATTATTTTCAATCCGGACGGTTCCGTAGTTCTTTCTGGAGCCAACGGGGGTTCTCTTACGATTGACAAAACGGGAGCTGTAAGCATCTCCGGGAAAAACTCCTCGCAAAGTTGGTGA
- a CDS encoding DUF4376 domain-containing protein has protein sequence MNYWFLYNLSDGSIFGAPYLGIAEEWTNIPSGCGVLGPLPKDSAPEEVVDAFNNPQYYMVQNDELVQKPDYAASLLEDVKARKIAELDQMCNQTILAGFTSSALGAPHQYDFDEEAQRNFAGTLALLNVDSTITSITWKTVDAGPLTHTRDQFIQLCRDAFNFKDSQIQKYWSKKNQVLQSTTVDQVNAITWDDPTPVASTPVASTPVASTPI, from the coding sequence ATGAATTATTGGTTCTTATACAATCTATCAGACGGCTCTATCTTCGGTGCGCCTTATCTTGGTATCGCCGAAGAATGGACAAACATACCGTCTGGTTGCGGAGTCTTGGGGCCTTTACCTAAAGACTCCGCGCCGGAGGAGGTTGTGGATGCGTTTAATAATCCGCAGTATTACATGGTGCAGAACGATGAACTTGTCCAAAAGCCAGATTACGCGGCTAGTTTACTTGAGGATGTAAAAGCGCGGAAGATAGCTGAACTGGATCAGATGTGCAATCAAACGATTCTCGCTGGCTTCACATCGTCAGCGTTGGGTGCGCCTCACCAATATGACTTCGATGAAGAGGCACAGCGAAACTTTGCAGGAACATTGGCGCTACTGAACGTCGACAGCACAATTACATCGATCACATGGAAAACCGTCGATGCAGGGCCACTCACACACACGCGGGATCAATTCATCCAATTGTGCAGGGACGCATTTAATTTCAAGGACAGCCAGATCCAGAAATATTGGTCCAAGAAGAATCAAGTCTTACAAAGTACAACCGTTGACCAGGTGAATGCAATCACATGGGATGATCCTACACCTGTAGCGTCTACTCCCGTTGCATCAACGCCTGTAGCATCAACACCGATTTAA
- a CDS encoding gp53-like domain-containing protein, whose amino-acid sequence MTLSITFYDNIKYHRQDFMNRDLDFFGNGVVALTDFPLTFPATPNMTVNIGQGRAWVDGYRIANDSNPVTLTVPAADSTYPRIDIIQIGHDDINQTYSLVVKKGVAAASPIEPGADPGYIKLYAINVPANATQITAANIIDRRSLVPLNVSGSQIQYSGVAGVNQANTFAANQTLAATGQATSQQNYPSYEMGFTRSFWNGSTHVEKTSFLQVDQNGKLNFINESASSVLTVDQSGSIQISGQLILGGTNSISNPNAPVYLAPPNPLGMGMDQYGNLLPINPGAVTVGTTWSVFGKNGNKDFSVAVDGSHKVSTFKNVIDDGQGNATFAGVISDALNPMRGFRNLLETGKQSFSRATNATRKNLDPVGINVLRTEQGRFGQGAFIEEPGSNLVYNSDFETFTGTQVVFSDSLTSYSGSSVPAPWTLQSGSFTFSASGATSGANGSWMTAGNSAWKPLTGSGGQNLALTVQATFTTPSSLNGFLNLELVQNTGAVSRYYAEIAMSSKNFYIAKQVNGGAPSAISSLVNIASLAASSTYTITFSIDINGNLTAKIYSGVGTGGTLLGTATVTDTSLTGGFMIGVYGDSGVVVKNAQVMAPFPDGWYINTAGDSRVAWALTQNPISGSYSLSAVGLSGVVGSCYKNVSGLSASTVYTASGFISSSNTGSKGSLIEIDWFNGSTYLSNAVSSYVNGNTVTPVRGVVTATSPSNANNANVLCSVQDAGTYVFDAIQFEQKGYPTTYIRNDSTSQTATRNADSLWYTLSQPLPSRWFGALVWKPEYPNTSGAMADATLISATDKNVTGIRYLLHFVNFAASGDTANVFKFSKTDSQGNNIKVVSDPFTFNAGDTIFAAVLDDPVSGYLYLWVGINGGPLKQYSVASTIQITDAQRVYVGCRSDSPNSLMANGTIDFPIVSDTIPTPAQVQALYQASDWGGMRNWPGTANTLVSSAPNGIFTDAYGNIRAKPNSKGTSWSVVDALGNSRFIVYTGIDGTTVSPQIDGHNIAQVLSGGYKIQSGRASIPSGSNNTSVTFPTPFSSGTIPIVVLINESGSWLYQTVLNGQPSNTGFGVYTNTTANTVVFDWIAIGT is encoded by the coding sequence TTGACGCTTTCCATTACGTTTTACGACAACATCAAGTATCACCGCCAGGACTTCATGAACCGGGATCTGGACTTCTTCGGAAACGGTGTCGTTGCACTTACGGACTTTCCGTTAACTTTTCCTGCAACACCCAACATGACGGTGAACATCGGGCAAGGACGCGCATGGGTGGATGGATATCGGATCGCGAATGACAGCAATCCCGTAACCTTGACGGTACCAGCTGCCGATTCAACGTATCCACGTATCGATATCATTCAGATCGGCCATGACGACATCAATCAAACGTATTCGCTCGTGGTCAAGAAAGGGGTTGCGGCAGCTTCCCCAATCGAACCGGGGGCCGATCCAGGATATATCAAGCTGTACGCGATCAACGTTCCTGCCAATGCAACGCAGATCACAGCAGCGAACATCATCGATCGCCGCTCACTCGTTCCATTGAACGTGTCCGGTTCACAGATTCAGTATTCGGGCGTTGCGGGGGTCAACCAGGCGAACACATTCGCAGCAAATCAAACGCTCGCAGCTACGGGGCAAGCGACCTCGCAGCAGAACTACCCTTCGTATGAGATGGGCTTCACGCGCAGCTTCTGGAATGGATCGACTCATGTAGAGAAGACCAGTTTCCTGCAGGTCGATCAAAACGGGAAGCTGAACTTTATCAACGAGTCGGCGTCTTCCGTTCTCACTGTGGATCAGAGCGGGAGTATACAAATAAGCGGGCAGTTAATCCTAGGCGGTACAAACAGTATCAGCAACCCGAATGCACCGGTTTATCTTGCACCACCGAATCCATTAGGCATGGGGATGGACCAATACGGAAACTTGCTACCGATCAATCCGGGGGCAGTCACCGTAGGCACCACTTGGTCCGTTTTCGGAAAGAACGGTAACAAAGACTTCTCGGTGGCCGTCGATGGATCGCATAAGGTATCGACATTCAAAAATGTAATAGACGACGGCCAAGGGAATGCAACATTCGCTGGCGTGATATCCGATGCGCTAAACCCTATGCGCGGTTTCCGCAACCTGCTCGAAACAGGCAAACAAAGCTTCTCTCGCGCAACCAACGCGACGAGGAAGAATCTCGATCCGGTTGGAATCAACGTCCTTCGCACAGAGCAAGGAAGATTCGGGCAAGGGGCGTTCATCGAGGAACCTGGCTCGAACCTTGTCTATAACAGCGATTTTGAGACGTTCACGGGTACGCAGGTCGTGTTTAGTGATTCATTGACATCTTACTCAGGTTCAAGCGTTCCTGCTCCTTGGACGTTGCAATCGGGGAGCTTTACATTTAGTGCAAGCGGAGCGACGAGCGGGGCAAATGGTTCTTGGATGACAGCAGGAAATAGTGCATGGAAACCTCTTACGGGTAGTGGTGGACAGAATTTAGCCTTAACAGTACAGGCGACCTTTACAACACCATCATCTTTGAATGGATTTTTAAACTTGGAATTAGTTCAAAATACAGGCGCGGTGAGCCGATACTATGCGGAAATAGCGATGTCGTCTAAAAATTTCTATATCGCTAAGCAAGTAAATGGAGGAGCGCCTTCAGCCATCTCGTCTTTAGTAAATATAGCTTCGCTTGCCGCTTCAAGTACCTACACAATTACTTTCTCTATTGATATAAACGGGAATCTGACAGCAAAAATCTATAGCGGTGTAGGTACGGGAGGAACTTTACTTGGTACTGCAACTGTTACAGATACATCGCTGACTGGCGGCTTCATGATTGGCGTTTATGGCGATTCTGGCGTTGTCGTCAAAAACGCTCAGGTCATGGCCCCCTTCCCGGATGGATGGTATATAAACACGGCAGGGGATTCACGTGTAGCCTGGGCATTGACGCAGAATCCGATTAGCGGAAGTTATAGCCTCTCTGCCGTTGGTTTATCAGGAGTAGTGGGGAGCTGTTATAAAAACGTTTCTGGATTATCAGCAAGTACGGTCTATACCGCATCCGGTTTTATCAGTTCTTCCAATACCGGATCAAAGGGATCTTTAATCGAAATAGACTGGTTCAACGGATCTACCTACTTGTCGAATGCAGTTTCCTCCTACGTGAATGGGAATACAGTAACACCCGTAAGAGGCGTAGTAACAGCGACATCGCCATCAAACGCGAATAACGCGAATGTCTTATGTTCAGTACAGGATGCAGGAACTTACGTTTTCGACGCGATCCAATTCGAGCAAAAAGGCTATCCGACGACCTATATCAGAAACGACTCCACGTCCCAAACGGCTACGCGGAACGCGGATTCGTTGTGGTATACGTTGAGTCAGCCGTTGCCGAGTCGTTGGTTCGGGGCATTGGTGTGGAAGCCGGAGTACCCAAATACAAGTGGCGCTATGGCAGATGCTACCCTTATAAGCGCTACTGACAAAAACGTCACGGGAATTCGGTACCTCTTGCACTTTGTTAACTTTGCCGCGAGCGGAGATACCGCGAACGTTTTCAAATTCTCTAAAACGGATTCCCAAGGAAACAATATTAAAGTAGTTTCTGATCCGTTTACATTTAATGCAGGGGATACAATCTTTGCAGCGGTTTTAGATGATCCTGTTTCTGGTTATTTGTACTTGTGGGTGGGCATAAACGGAGGACCACTGAAACAATACAGCGTAGCTTCCACTATACAAATTACGGACGCTCAAAGGGTCTATGTTGGGTGCAGGTCTGATAGTCCAAATAGCCTAATGGCTAACGGCACCATCGACTTCCCCATCGTTTCCGACACCATCCCGACTCCTGCACAAGTGCAGGCGTTGTACCAGGCGTCGGATTGGGGTGGGATGCGGAATTGGCCGGGAACAGCGAATACGTTAGTTTCTTCTGCTCCTAACGGTATCTTTACTGACGCATACGGGAACATACGGGCGAAACCGAATAGCAAGGGAACGAGTTGGAGCGTTGTTGATGCGCTTGGAAACTCTCGGTTTATCGTTTATACGGGAATTGATGGAACAACAGTATCCCCGCAAATTGATGGTCACAATATCGCCCAAGTCCTGTCCGGTGGGTACAAGATTCAATCCGGTAGAGCAAGCATTCCTTCGGGTTCTAATAATACATCTGTGACTTTTCCTACGCCTTTTTCGTCGGGAACTATCCCCATCGTTGTGTTAATCAATGAAAGCGGATCTTGGTTATATCAAACGGTTTTGAACGGGCAACCAAGCAACACGGGGTTTGGGGTTTATACAAATACCACAGCAAATACCGTTGTGTTTGATTGGATCGCCATTGGCACGTAA
- a CDS encoding putative phage tail protein, protein MGQALNLLNRLSNIFTKDPNSILGQLFGAVGAQLDAVDPAQTNLASQFAVSTATGDALDKHGKDWGVPRRYGESDDAYRARILAVLPIYTNGPTVQAISTIVQNFTGVPPIIIEYGPDGFTMGVSPMGQFVFSDEDPFTFQIQVQNPNNVPYKRADLEAAVNQAKPARSTAIFVHQGGV, encoded by the coding sequence GTGGGACAAGCGCTTAATTTACTGAACCGGTTATCGAACATCTTCACCAAAGACCCCAACTCCATTCTCGGGCAGCTATTCGGGGCTGTGGGGGCGCAACTGGACGCGGTGGACCCGGCGCAAACCAATCTGGCTTCTCAATTCGCCGTATCTACAGCCACTGGCGACGCTTTGGACAAACACGGGAAGGACTGGGGAGTACCCCGAAGATATGGAGAGTCAGATGATGCCTACCGGGCAAGGATTCTGGCCGTGTTACCGATATACACGAATGGTCCAACAGTACAAGCCATTTCGACGATTGTACAAAACTTCACGGGTGTACCCCCGATTATCATCGAATATGGGCCGGATGGATTTACGATGGGCGTTTCTCCTATGGGGCAATTCGTATTCAGTGACGAAGATCCATTTACTTTTCAAATACAAGTGCAAAATCCGAACAACGTTCCATACAAACGAGCAGATCTTGAAGCAGCGGTGAATCAGGCGAAACCCGCCCGATCAACCGCTATTTTTGTGCATCAAGGAGGTGTGTAA
- a CDS encoding phage late control D family protein, which yields MIEVPFHGNLRGVSKPRSIVRIDGYRTWFNSWEVNLNSTHEADDFTLELPFRITRNQQQGYLVNTPEYTTYLFTKSDVLVEIFVGYPQNPQQFQESDLTRIMYGYMDTAEIRADASGEIVTLTGRNMIAPFLDNKTTEKYQNMTSSAIAQMLAARRGLQASVTPTYTLTGKYYNGDHVEMNKDVSEWDLLTFLAEQEGYALRVKDNTLFFGPFDQVIGNITNAPPLNYTWGQNIESFTLSRSPHAAKNIEVEVHSYDQKTGKHILAKTARNYAMAQNTYHERYFYPGLTQDQAQKKAQSILDQLSKLEVTGTMNVAGNEQLTVDRRIALYGVGLGLSETYFVRKASHKFDYKNGYRCEITFSNLLLPDEQTGGM from the coding sequence ATGATTGAAGTTCCGTTTCATGGGAATTTGCGCGGGGTTTCTAAGCCCCGCTCCATTGTACGCATCGACGGTTATCGAACCTGGTTCAACTCCTGGGAAGTGAACCTCAACTCGACTCACGAGGCCGATGATTTTACGCTCGAACTTCCTTTCCGTATCACCCGAAACCAACAGCAAGGATACTTGGTCAACACACCGGAGTACACCACATACCTGTTTACGAAAAGTGATGTGCTGGTGGAGATCTTTGTCGGATACCCGCAAAACCCGCAGCAGTTTCAAGAGTCAGACCTGACGCGCATCATGTACGGGTATATGGATACTGCAGAGATTCGAGCGGATGCTTCGGGGGAGATTGTCACGCTGACAGGCCGCAATATGATAGCGCCGTTTCTGGATAACAAAACAACCGAAAAGTATCAGAACATGACGTCATCGGCGATTGCACAGATGTTAGCGGCGCGTCGGGGCTTACAGGCAAGTGTAACGCCGACCTATACTCTCACCGGTAAGTATTACAACGGCGATCATGTGGAGATGAACAAAGATGTCTCTGAATGGGATCTGCTCACGTTTCTCGCTGAGCAAGAAGGATATGCGTTGCGAGTCAAGGATAACACCCTTTTCTTTGGGCCTTTTGATCAGGTCATCGGGAACATCACCAATGCGCCCCCGCTTAACTACACATGGGGGCAAAACATAGAGAGCTTCACCCTCTCGCGGTCGCCGCACGCGGCGAAAAACATCGAGGTAGAAGTTCATTCATACGACCAGAAAACCGGTAAGCACATTTTAGCGAAAACCGCCAGAAACTACGCTATGGCCCAAAACACGTACCATGAGCGTTATTTTTATCCGGGGCTTACGCAAGATCAAGCGCAAAAGAAAGCACAGTCGATATTGGATCAACTGTCGAAGCTCGAAGTCACCGGAACAATGAATGTGGCCGGAAATGAGCAATTGACGGTGGATCGAAGGATTGCGCTGTACGGGGTGGGGTTGGGATTGTCGGAGACCTATTTCGTGAGAAAGGCCAGCCATAAGTTTGATTACAAAAACGGCTACCGGTGTGAAATTACATTCTCAAATCTGTTGTTGCCGGATGAGCAGACGGGAGGGATGTGA
- a CDS encoding phage tail tape measure protein: MSFLEKAFELSVVIQAIDNFSGPMKKAQESMAYSQKSINELNKAMKLMGSSKKEIETVNESLKQLGQRKEIEKLVKDLRSAGQSEEFINKVVQGFDKLAEQEKKIGKLTAAYEKFKKVALTGVAITAVGVGIDKGLLNMAKSAGDLQMKQVELGGVYGLDQTSEKLKEIDQLAQDLSQKTLFSKSDIYDINLELAHAGISLEKLKNIVPEATYLGEIEVGMGKSPSASATAYNFARMVDDAGISDDIKRMQQFADQMYRVISVTHATSESIGEAFKYSMPVVKNLGWNEQDNLLATAMEARAGVEGSMAGTHIKDFAERINPFKYLGTKGGQKQLEAMVDAGLISGIHYATKTRTKTVGKGKNKHQITEVIPTNEIVSFDEAALIKDKDHIKSYADIVKILSEKHDAFIKKGSSVDYASQLSKDELDAIQERAKLMTGHELSGGELQWAALWNKIAGEQGQDFAIISSHKENFDRLQKQMEIQKSLHQQIDIIRSTFKGQSHILGGNLETIGLQLGKPIMEALVPALVKANELLGKFMIFLNDHPKATKFFGLLAGSVLTFGGALISVAGIVGMLGKSLQMLGVKKGFSLLTRFGGRGAKIARSLGTGLRKGTVAGVRAVPKVARATGLVVKGMGMGLAAPFAAAGKGVMAAGKLISRAALQGISKLPGLLSRAGSAFLKFGAQAMQAGGRVLLFLGRLGLGMTKILIQASAWAVRMAAQWLIAMGPIGWIIMGVIAIVALLVAAWKRDWGHIREHTHNVVEWIKQKFQDMVEWFKSLPGKMKEIGTNIVHGIWEGIKSLSGWLKSNVLGWIKEVVPAPIAKALGIHSPSRVMMEHGRFIAQGLAVGMMDQTRMVRNASLTLAGQVTSGFNGNQSVSLAGGFTPANVTIHIHAQRHHDEEAIADLVIKKLGKVSRGMVMNTGMRVNIGSVY; the protein is encoded by the coding sequence GTGAGTTTTTTGGAAAAAGCCTTTGAACTATCGGTTGTAATCCAAGCCATTGATAATTTTTCTGGGCCTATGAAAAAAGCTCAAGAATCAATGGCCTATTCTCAGAAAAGCATAAACGAGCTGAATAAGGCTATGAAGCTTATGGGCAGCTCGAAAAAAGAAATAGAAACAGTTAATGAATCCCTTAAGCAATTAGGCCAGAGAAAAGAGATTGAAAAATTAGTGAAAGATCTTCGATCTGCGGGGCAGTCTGAGGAATTTATTAACAAAGTTGTCCAAGGATTTGACAAACTTGCAGAACAAGAAAAGAAGATCGGAAAGCTTACAGCCGCATACGAGAAGTTTAAAAAAGTTGCTCTTACCGGAGTCGCTATTACCGCTGTCGGTGTTGGTATCGATAAAGGGCTTTTGAATATGGCTAAGTCCGCTGGCGATCTTCAGATGAAACAGGTCGAACTTGGTGGAGTGTATGGACTCGACCAAACGAGCGAAAAACTTAAAGAGATTGACCAGTTAGCCCAAGACTTATCGCAAAAAACACTGTTCTCTAAGTCCGATATCTATGATATCAACCTAGAATTAGCTCACGCGGGAATTTCGCTCGAAAAACTAAAAAACATAGTACCTGAAGCAACCTATCTGGGAGAAATTGAGGTTGGAATGGGTAAATCGCCGTCTGCTTCAGCAACGGCTTATAACTTTGCACGGATGGTTGATGATGCTGGTATTAGTGACGATATAAAGCGGATGCAACAATTCGCCGATCAAATGTACAGAGTTATTAGTGTTACGCACGCTACTTCTGAATCAATAGGTGAAGCATTTAAGTATTCCATGCCTGTTGTAAAAAACCTTGGTTGGAACGAGCAGGATAATCTCTTAGCTACCGCAATGGAAGCCCGTGCGGGGGTTGAGGGAAGTATGGCTGGTACACATATTAAAGATTTTGCGGAACGTATCAATCCCTTCAAATATCTGGGTACTAAAGGTGGACAAAAACAGCTGGAGGCAATGGTGGATGCCGGATTAATCAGCGGAATTCACTACGCGACAAAGACAAGAACGAAAACAGTAGGAAAAGGAAAAAACAAACATCAAATAACAGAGGTCATACCAACGAACGAAATTGTTTCCTTCGATGAGGCAGCCTTGATCAAAGATAAAGACCATATTAAAAGTTACGCAGATATTGTGAAAATCCTTTCTGAAAAACATGACGCATTTATAAAGAAAGGTTCATCTGTGGATTATGCCTCACAACTCTCAAAAGATGAACTTGATGCCATTCAGGAACGCGCCAAGTTAATGACGGGTCATGAACTTTCGGGTGGAGAACTTCAATGGGCAGCTCTTTGGAATAAGATTGCTGGGGAGCAGGGACAGGATTTTGCCATTATCTCTTCACACAAAGAAAATTTTGATAGACTCCAAAAACAAATGGAAATTCAGAAGAGCTTACATCAGCAGATTGACATCATTCGAAGTACTTTTAAGGGGCAATCACATATCCTTGGAGGTAACCTTGAAACAATTGGCTTACAGCTTGGAAAACCTATCATGGAAGCGCTAGTTCCAGCACTCGTTAAGGCCAACGAACTTTTGGGTAAATTTATGATCTTCCTAAATGACCACCCTAAAGCAACGAAGTTTTTTGGTCTTTTAGCTGGCAGTGTTTTAACGTTTGGTGGTGCCTTGATATCGGTAGCCGGAATAGTTGGTATGTTAGGGAAATCACTTCAAATGCTTGGTGTAAAAAAAGGATTTTCTCTACTTACTAGATTTGGTGGGCGAGGGGCTAAGATTGCTCGTTCCCTTGGAACGGGTCTACGTAAAGGTACCGTTGCAGGCGTCCGAGCAGTGCCCAAGGTTGCACGGGCAACAGGGTTAGTTGTTAAAGGCATGGGAATGGGGCTTGCAGCTCCTTTTGCTGCAGCTGGTAAAGGTGTGATGGCCGCAGGTAAACTGATTAGCCGGGCGGCGTTACAAGGAATCTCTAAATTACCAGGGCTGCTATCCAGAGCTGGCTCCGCATTCTTAAAATTCGGTGCCCAAGCCATGCAAGCTGGGGGAAGAGTTTTGTTGTTTCTTGGTCGCTTAGGATTAGGGATGACTAAGATCTTAATTCAAGCAAGTGCTTGGGCGGTTCGTATGGCTGCTCAATGGTTGATTGCCATGGGACCGATCGGATGGATCATCATGGGAGTTATTGCGATTGTAGCTTTACTTGTTGCTGCCTGGAAGAGAGACTGGGGACATATTCGAGAACATACTCATAACGTCGTTGAATGGATCAAGCAAAAGTTTCAAGACATGGTTGAGTGGTTTAAATCTCTTCCAGGTAAGATGAAAGAAATTGGAACGAACATAGTCCATGGAATCTGGGAAGGAATTAAATCTTTAAGTGGTTGGTTGAAGTCAAACGTTTTGGGATGGATCAAGGAAGTTGTTCCAGCACCAATTGCTAAAGCATTGGGCATTCATTCTCCCTCAAGAGTCATGATGGAACATGGTCGATTCATTGCTCAAGGTCTTGCCGTTGGGATGATGGATCAAACACGTATGGTCAGGAATGCGTCGCTGACGCTAGCTGGCCAAGTGACATCGGGTTTCAATGGAAATCAATCTGTTTCATTGGCCGGAGGATTTACGCCAGCCAATGTGACGATTCACATCCACGCCCAACGTCACCATGACGAGGAAGCCATTGCAGATCTAGTCATCAAAAAACTGGGGAAAGTCTCTCGTGGCATGGTTATGAACACAGGTATGCGTGTAAATATCGGTTCCGTTTACTAA